Proteins encoded in a region of the Candidatus Methylomirabilota bacterium genome:
- a CDS encoding DoxX family protein, producing MDMLFGTFPSKSLLIIRVALGIIFFAHGAQKVFGWFGGPGLKGVIGYFRQALGVPAPLSVLAAFTELLGGIAMIVGLLVRPAAVGLIIVMLVAIVKVHAPNGFFINWSMTPGKGHGYEMNLALIAMALGVLFGGAGWLSIDRCIFPW from the coding sequence ATGGACATGCTCTTCGGCACGTTTCCCTCGAAGTCCCTCCTGATCATCCGGGTCGCCCTGGGCATCATCTTCTTCGCCCACGGGGCCCAGAAGGTCTTCGGCTGGTTCGGCGGGCCGGGCCTGAAGGGGGTCATCGGCTACTTCCGCCAGGCGCTCGGCGTGCCGGCGCCCCTGAGCGTGCTCGCCGCGTTCACCGAATTGCTGGGCGGCATCGCGATGATCGTGGGGCTGCTGGTGCGGCCGGCCGCGGTGGGGCTCATCATCGTGATGCTGGTGGCGATCGTCAAGGTCCACGCGCCGAACGGGTTCTTCATCAACTGGTCCATGACGCCGGGGAAGGGCCATGGCTACGAGATGAACCTGGCCCTGATCGCGATGGCGCTGGGCGTGCTGTTCGGCGGCGCGGGCTGGCTGTCGATCGATCGGTGTATCTTTCCCTGGTAG
- a CDS encoding alpha/beta hydrolase — protein MPFIALNGLTEAGTGKTIQAGGMPVHYHDVGRGDPVLFLHSYGPGTTAWITFHKVIGELGQHFRCILMDLPNFSTTGPVVYHEGVHALQARTAVGLLDALGIERAHWVGNSQGGQSAMVAAIAYPGRVRRFVMGGSHIGTGGDRYLMANRPSEGNRATRQALDDPSRENIRRYLRVHIDDESLVTDELVDYIHRAHTWSPEMVEARRQSVSVPHDYTADLASIRSPVLLIHGRYDRMVAFEVSIAILNHIADSRLVLLNNCGHWPPFEKPAEYTAHVLGFLRGY, from the coding sequence ATGCCGTTCATCGCGTTGAACGGGCTCACCGAGGCCGGCACCGGCAAGACCATCCAGGCCGGCGGCATGCCCGTGCACTATCACGACGTCGGCCGCGGGGACCCCGTCCTGTTCCTGCACTCCTACGGGCCGGGCACCACCGCCTGGATCACCTTCCACAAGGTGATTGGAGAGCTTGGGCAACACTTCCGCTGCATCCTCATGGACCTGCCGAACTTCAGCACGACCGGCCCCGTGGTCTATCACGAGGGCGTGCACGCGCTGCAGGCGCGGACCGCGGTGGGCCTGCTGGACGCCCTCGGCATCGAGCGGGCGCACTGGGTCGGCAACTCGCAGGGCGGGCAGTCGGCGATGGTCGCGGCCATCGCGTATCCCGGGCGGGTGCGGAGGTTCGTGATGGGCGGCTCGCACATCGGCACCGGCGGCGATCGCTACCTCATGGCCAATCGCCCCTCGGAGGGCAACCGGGCGACGCGCCAGGCGCTGGATGACCCGAGCCGCGAGAACATCCGGCGCTACCTGCGCGTGCACATCGACGACGAGAGCCTGGTCACCGACGAGCTGGTCGACTACATCCACCGCGCGCACACCTGGTCGCCCGAGATGGTCGAGGCGCGGCGGCAGTCGGTGAGCGTGCCGCACGACTACACGGCGGATCTGGCCTCCATCCGGTCCCCGGTGCTGCTGATCCACGGGCGCTACGACCGCATGGTCGCCTTCGAGGTCAGCATCGCCATCCTGAATCACATCGCGGACTCGCGCCTGGTCCTCCTCAACAACTGCGGGCACTGGCCGCCGTTCGAGAAGCCGGCCGAGTACACCGCGCACGTGCTGGGATTCCTCCGCGGCTACTGA